One Denticeps clupeoides chromosome 3, fDenClu1.1, whole genome shotgun sequence DNA window includes the following coding sequences:
- the rassf6 gene encoding ras association domain-containing protein 6, protein MVREMDSGRLPSVVHIGGGRCFPRAEFLSLLNTYNCFLKDKAHLHLTFSEETGQVTVEGILVISWGVKRPIRLKIQDEKQILPCENPKQLPDPVSPFGGKRGMTRWGELDNLHDIDELEENPQSSSEEQMYLTTNLTEFENSILRAHRPKAILEESSILFRTRSDASLVKKRVKDKTAEERQQARQHRFSINGHFYNYKTSIFTPSYGTTTNVHITSRMTTHEVIEQLLQKFKIENDPNEFALYSIHQSGERRKLGDSDHPLLERILHGPSESIMSVFLMDTDEQEVSTDVAQYLSLELPILERVLWKLHEDEAEEIQKVITKYRQQHKLLSSCLNSKLNQRTETTV, encoded by the exons ATGGTACGGGAAATGGATTCTGGCAGGCTACCATCTGTTGTTCACATCGGAGGTGGGAGATGTTTTCCCAG GGCAGAATTtctgtcattgttaaacacgtATAACTGTTTCTTGAAAGATAAAGCCCACCTTCATCTTACATTCAGtgag GAGACCGGGCAAGTTACCGTAGAAGGCATCCTGGTCATTTCCTGGGGTGTGAAGCGACCCATCAGACTGAAAATTCAAGATGAGAAACAGATACTTCCGTGTGAAAACCCAAAGCAACTTCCTGACCCCGTCAGTCCATTTGGAGGCAAGAG GGGCATGACCCGATGGGGAGAACTAGACAATCTTCATGACATTGATGAACTGGAGGAAAACCCACAAAGTTCTAGCGAAGAACAAATGTACCTCACAACAA ACCTTACAGAGTTTGAGAACAGCATCCTGCGGGCACACCGTCCCAAAGCCATTCTGGAGGAGAGCTCCATTCTGTTCCGCACTCGGAGTGATGCATCTCTGGTGAAGAAGCGGGTGAAGGACAAGACTGCTGAAGAGAGACAGCAGGCCAGACAACACCGCTTCTCCATTAACGGTCACTTCTACAACTACAAG acTTCCATCTTTACACCGTCCTACGGAACAACCACGAATGTTCACATCACCAGCAGAATGACAACGCACGAAGTTATAGAACAGCTTCTACAAAAGTTCAAG ATAGAGAATGATCCGAATGAATTTGCCCTCTACTCTATTCATCAAAGTGGAG AGAGGAGAAAACTGGGAGACTCGGACCACCCGCTGCTGGAGCGGATTCTGCACGGGCCTTCGGAGAGCATCATGAGCGTCTTTCTGATGGACACCGATGAACAAGAAGTTAGCACTGAT GTTGCACAGTATCTGAGTTTAGAGCTTCCCATCCTTGAGAGAGTCTTGTGGAAACTGCACGAGGACGAGGCTGAGGAAATACAAAAGGTCATCACCAA atACAGACAGCAGCACAAACTCCTGTCTAGCTGTTTGAACTCGAAGCTCAACCAAAGAACCGAGACGACCGTGTGA
- the LOC114786502 gene encoding cystatin-C, with translation MLLKFLKKKKKESLWGAERFWSRDNHNRPLHQAHITENMARRVLLLSTLLALVALVHVSHGIEEADEPLISASHVQLLGGWSTVNPEGSEIQEAAAKAVENFNTKSKAKKHFRLLQVTSAELQVTNKINYKIDTIIGKTSCLKSENKDVETCNLEKRQLQCKFDVQLNPRNDKHTVVASRCKKTSV, from the exons ATGTTGTTgaagttcttaaaaaaaaaaaaaaaggagagtcTCTGGGGAGCCGAGAGATTTTGGTCACGTGACAACCACAACCGTCCCCTCCACCAAG CTCACATCACGGAGAACATGGCACGGCGCGTCCTTCTCCTGTCCACGCTGCTCGCCCTGGTCGCCCTGGTCCATGTCAGCCATGGCATCGAAGAGGCGGACGAACCCTTGATCTCTGCAT CTCATGTTCAGCTCCTTGGTGGCTGGTCCACAGTTAATCCTGAGGGATCCGAAATTCAGGAAGCAGCAGCCAAAGCCGTGGAGAACTTTAACACTAAATCTAAAGCCAAGAAGCACTTCAGGCTGCTCCAGGTCACATCTGCTGAGCTGCAG GTAACTAACAAGATCAACTACAAAATTGACACCATTATTGGCAAAACCAGCTGCCTTAAGTCCGAAAATAAGGACGTGGAAACCTGTAATCTTGAAAAACGg CAGTTGCAGTGCAAGTTTGACGTCCAGCTGAATCCGCGAAATGACAAACACACCGTGGTGGCAAGTCGCTGCAAGAAAACAAGTGTGTGA
- the tmem267 gene encoding transmembrane protein 267 — MRGFQSKLDTSSFGMAMPLNLAVETEKAQALLQTFSTASLLASTGLGVFCLLADHFLQLPFIQHHVWLRAVLDNNVHGIVGLWSWAIVIGLRKKSDFYEVVLAGILASIIDLDHFYLAGSLSLKAALSLPHRPPLHCSTLIPALCFSLRLLMWAFRLKDSWCSLPWLLFIALTSHHVRDGVRHGLWVCPLGNTAPISYWLYVTITATLPHLCSVLMYLTGTRDMISTKHGVAIDV, encoded by the exons ATGCGGGGATTTCAATCCAAGTTGGACACCTCATCCTTCGGCATGGCCATGCCGCTGAACCTGGCCGTGGAGACGGAGAAGGCGCAGGCTCTCCTCCAGACCTTCAGCACTGCCTCGCTTCTGGCCAGTACAGGGCTGGGGGTGTTCTGCCTCCTGGCCGACCACTTCCTGCAGCTCCCCTTCATCCAGCACCACGTGTGGCTCAGGGCAGTCTTGGACAACAACGTTCACGGGATCGTCGGACTCTGGTCCTGGGCCATTGTTATAGGTCTGAGAAAGAAGAGTGACTTCTATGAGGTGGTCTTGGCGGGGATCCTCGCCTCGATAATCGACCTGGACCACTTCTATCTGGCTGGATCGCTGTCCCTCAAA GCGGCGCTGAGTCTGCCTCACCGGCCACCGCTGCACTGCTCCACCCTCATCCCTGCCCTCTGCTTCTCCCTGCGGCTGCTGATGTGGGCGTTCCGGCTCAAGGACTCGTGGTGCTCGCTGCCCTGGTTGCTGTTCATCGCGCTGACCTCGCACCACGTGCGCGACGGCGTCCGCCACGGCCTTTGGGTGTGCCCGCTGGGCAACACGGCACCCATTTCATACTGGCTTTATGTCACCATAACTGCCACCCTGCCCCACCTGTGCTCTGTGCTGATGTATCTGACAGGCACCAGGGACATGATCTCCACCAAACACGGGGTGGCCATTGATGTCTGA